From a single Aquarana catesbeiana isolate 2022-GZ linkage group LG09, ASM4218655v1, whole genome shotgun sequence genomic region:
- the NDUFA1 gene encoding NADH dehydrogenase [ubiquinone] 1 alpha subcomplex subunit 1, with product MWYEILPGYAIMTACLMVPGLSTILVHRYAFGKDKRVARYPYQWYLMERDRRISGEQRWFKSKGLENID from the exons ATGTGGTATGAGATCCTGCCAGGCTATGCCATCATGACCGCCTGCTTGATGGTCCCGGGACTCTCCACCATTTTAGTTCATCGATATGCATTCGGCAAG GACAAGAGAGTTGCTCGGTATCCATACCAATGGTACCTTATGGAGAGGGACAGGCGAATTTCTGGGGAACAACGTTGGTTCAAATCAAAG ggtTTGGAAAATATCGACTAG
- the LOC141108097 gene encoding putative defense protein 3, which produces MGQPNLSLLLVLLSFSTVTVCYPTGAPISACETMMPGHVGIFPQPKPAPYIIKTNSSSVKSGRPIQVQIVGPAYRGILLQTRTFAQTTLFGKWLQPPNNTKILACPKNPVGAITHANTNLKDQSTTYLWMPPDSGSPPVLFFIATVAEAYDKYWLGIQSAILYQYSVETSGVISGSIETSGANEITWATTIFTVTFLQFTKSLLF; this is translated from the exons ATGGGGCAACCTAATTTGTCGCTCCTCTTAGTTCTGTTGTCTTTCAGCACCGTTACCGTCTGTTACCCAACTGGGGCACCTATATCTGCCTGTGAAACAATGATGCCGGGGCATGTTGGAATCTTTCCCCAACCTAAGCCTGCCCCGTATATAATCAAGACAAACTCAAGCTCTGTCAAGAGTGGAAGACCCATACAAG TTCAGATAGTCGGCCCGGCTTACAGGGGGATCCTTCTACAGACACGGACCTTTGCACAGACCACTCTGTTTGGAAAATGGCTACAGCCTCCAAACAACACCAAAATATTAGCG TGTCCAAAAAATCCCGTTGGTGCAATTACGCATGCCAACACTAACTTAAAGGACCAATCCACAACATACTTATGGATGCCACCAGATTCTGGATCTCCACCTGTCTTATTCTTCAT agcAACTGTAGCTGAGGCATATGATAAATACTGGCTTGGAATCCAGTCTGCAATTTTATATCAGT ATTCCGTAGAAACCAGTGGTGTAATTTCAGGTTCCATAGAAACCAGTGGTGCAAATGAAATTACTTGGGCAACTACCATTTTCACAGTTACATTCCTTCAATTTACTAAGTCGCTGCTATTTTAA